The following proteins are encoded in a genomic region of Rhizobium sp. ZPR4:
- a CDS encoding LacI family DNA-binding transcriptional regulator: MEKLTHKTMEDFAKSCGVSRPTLSKYFDDPTSVKPATRALIEAALRSSDYQPNLYARNLNRKRTRNIGILVPALTDPFYAEMVNRLELRLRNEGYWPIVFSSHGLPELEAEAVNTMLSLKVAGALVAPLGQKSDPRAFEKLTQNLPIVYFDTYIEGKTPFIGNDNYQSVATIVEYLCRSGEAPAYLDIPHVNHNSPERLASYIATMEAAGCEPLVISTNAAYTWEFERIGYEQMDGLLRAKSLPRRTILCANDRLAFGVMSAAFAHGLKIGRKKGDNLRIAAHDDHPLSRYTCPPLTTMAQDFAAMTASSVNTLLTLLGDTGAPTQPIARKVSLDGTLVMRQSA, from the coding sequence ATGGAAAAACTGACGCATAAGACGATGGAGGATTTCGCAAAGTCCTGCGGCGTCTCCCGCCCCACCCTTTCCAAGTATTTTGACGATCCGACCAGCGTGAAACCGGCGACCCGAGCGCTGATCGAAGCCGCACTTCGTTCGTCGGATTATCAACCGAATCTTTATGCTCGGAACCTCAATCGCAAGAGAACACGCAATATTGGCATACTGGTTCCCGCCCTTACCGACCCCTTTTATGCCGAAATGGTCAATCGCCTGGAATTGCGCTTGCGCAACGAGGGCTATTGGCCGATCGTCTTCTCGTCGCATGGATTGCCGGAGCTGGAAGCCGAAGCGGTCAACACGATGTTGTCGTTGAAGGTAGCCGGTGCGCTTGTCGCACCATTGGGACAGAAATCCGACCCACGCGCCTTTGAAAAACTCACGCAGAACCTGCCCATTGTCTATTTCGACACCTACATCGAAGGCAAAACGCCCTTCATCGGCAACGACAATTATCAGAGCGTCGCAACGATCGTCGAATATCTCTGCCGATCCGGGGAAGCGCCAGCCTATCTCGACATTCCGCATGTCAATCACAATTCACCGGAGAGGCTGGCAAGCTATATCGCCACCATGGAAGCTGCGGGCTGCGAACCGTTGGTGATCAGCACCAATGCCGCCTACACATGGGAGTTCGAGCGCATCGGATACGAGCAGATGGATGGCCTGCTCCGTGCAAAGTCTCTCCCGCGCAGGACCATCCTTTGTGCGAATGATCGCCTCGCCTTCGGCGTGATGTCGGCCGCCTTCGCGCACGGGCTGAAAATCGGGCGCAAGAAGGGCGACAATCTGCGTATCGCGGCCCATGACGACCATCCCTTGAGCCGCTATACCTGCCCGCCGTTGACGACGATGGCCCAGGACTTCGCCGCGATGACGGCAAGCAGCGTCAACACGCTGCTGACGCTGCTGGGAGACACGGGCGCGCCCACTCAGCCGATCGCGCGCAAGGTCAGCCTGGATGGAACGCTGGTCATGCGGCAATCGGCCTGA
- a CDS encoding carbohydrate ABC transporter permease yields MNEGRSVFQNILIYLGALFILIWSAGPFIWQFSTSLQLDKALTEGTPSLIPNPFTLEHYYNAFVEKGLHHYVLNSLVVSLATTALCLIVGSLAAFSLSRLDVKGRFGILTVILSVSMFPQIALVGPLYLIASDLGLLDTYTALIITYLALGLPLVTWVLFGYFETLPREIDEAARMDGVGPIGLLWHIILPMSLPSLVTTGLLAFITAWNEFLFALAFTSDSDSQTIPVGIANFTNQYYVPWGDIAAASAVVTVPLIILVLFFQRHIIEGLTQGGIKE; encoded by the coding sequence ATGAACGAAGGCCGCTCAGTCTTCCAAAACATCCTCATCTATCTCGGCGCCCTATTTATCCTCATCTGGTCTGCCGGTCCGTTCATCTGGCAGTTTTCGACATCGCTCCAGCTCGACAAGGCGCTGACCGAAGGCACGCCCTCGCTCATACCGAACCCGTTCACGCTGGAGCATTACTACAACGCCTTCGTCGAAAAGGGCCTGCATCACTATGTGCTGAATTCGCTCGTCGTTTCGCTTGCGACCACCGCTCTATGCCTGATCGTCGGTTCGCTGGCGGCCTTTTCGCTGTCGCGCCTCGATGTGAAGGGACGCTTCGGCATTCTGACGGTCATCCTGTCGGTATCGATGTTTCCGCAGATCGCACTTGTCGGGCCGCTCTATCTCATCGCTTCCGATCTCGGACTGCTCGACACCTATACGGCGCTGATCATCACCTATCTCGCCCTCGGATTGCCGCTCGTAACCTGGGTACTGTTCGGCTATTTCGAAACGCTGCCGCGCGAGATCGACGAGGCAGCCCGCATGGACGGCGTCGGTCCGATCGGCCTGCTCTGGCATATCATCCTGCCGATGTCATTGCCGAGCCTGGTCACGACGGGTCTGCTTGCCTTCATCACCGCCTGGAACGAGTTCCTGTTTGCGCTGGCCTTTACCTCGGACAGCGACAGCCAGACGATCCCGGTCGGCATCGCTAACTTCACCAACCAATATTATGTGCCATGGGGAGACATCGCCGCCGCATCGGCCGTCGTGACCGTGCCGCTCATCATTTTGGTGCTCTTCTTCCAACGACACATCATCGAAGGCCTGACCCAAGGCGGAATCAAGGAATAA
- a CDS encoding ABC transporter permease subunit — MTMTVAVSEQTPGKSRALSSALWPWLLLLPAFLSLASVSFYPIVNGIYLSFTNRSLITQDNDFVGIANYVQLLADPPFWNAWWHTIWFTLISTLLETFIGLAMALILCEAFAGRGMIRAAMLVPWAMPTVVTSKMFGWLFDGQHGIINFILLHAGLIDQNVNWYGSPDTALTTIILADVWKTTPFMALLLLTGLQTVPKSLIEAARMDGARAWTIFWHIRLPLLMPTLLIAGLFRALDAFRVFDLVYVLTGGGPADSTETLSTLSYKVLFSTLQFGYGSAVSTAMFITEGLIAIGFCVFLVRQIRRTT; from the coding sequence ATGACGATGACGGTTGCCGTTTCCGAGCAAACCCCAGGCAAATCGAGGGCGCTGTCAAGCGCCCTCTGGCCGTGGCTATTGCTGTTACCGGCATTTCTCTCGCTGGCATCGGTGTCCTTCTATCCGATCGTCAACGGCATCTATCTGTCCTTCACCAACCGCTCGCTGATCACCCAGGACAATGATTTCGTCGGCATCGCCAATTATGTGCAGTTGCTGGCCGATCCGCCGTTCTGGAATGCCTGGTGGCACACGATCTGGTTCACCCTCATCTCGACTTTGCTCGAGACGTTCATCGGCCTGGCGATGGCGCTGATCCTTTGCGAGGCCTTCGCCGGCCGGGGCATGATCCGCGCCGCGATGCTCGTGCCCTGGGCCATGCCGACTGTCGTCACGTCCAAAATGTTCGGCTGGCTCTTCGATGGTCAGCACGGCATCATCAATTTCATCCTTCTGCATGCAGGTTTGATCGACCAGAACGTCAACTGGTACGGCTCGCCCGATACGGCGCTGACGACGATCATCCTTGCCGATGTGTGGAAGACCACGCCATTCATGGCGCTTCTGTTGCTGACGGGGCTGCAAACCGTTCCGAAATCGCTGATCGAGGCCGCCCGCATGGATGGCGCGAGAGCCTGGACGATCTTCTGGCATATCCGCCTGCCGCTCCTGATGCCGACACTACTGATTGCTGGCCTCTTCCGTGCGCTCGATGCGTTCCGCGTCTTCGACCTGGTCTATGTGCTGACGGGCGGCGGCCCGGCCGACTCGACCGAAACCCTTTCGACGCTATCCTACAAGGTGCTCTTTTCGACGCTTCAGTTCGGCTACGGCTCGGCGGTCTCAACAGCCATGTTCATCACGGAAGGGCTGATTGCCATCGGCTTCTGCGTCTTCCTCGTGCGCCAGATCAGGAGGACGACATGA
- a CDS encoding alpha/beta hydrolase produces the protein MEKLDESARRVLALSSGSKGRPFETGTPQQARSDYDANCPTIQGGKEAVASVEDRQIAGPNGPITLRIYRGIGAPSKDGPGLIYLHGGGWVIGNLESHDEICRWFANIAKCTVVCPDYRLAPEHKFPAGLTDCTATLAFVAKSAADLGIDPSRIAVAGDSAGGNLAAVLALTSRPGDAPPLAAQLLIYPNTDAAQTADSYRRYAEGFGLTASTMRWFRDHYIRTAADIADWRTSPLQAKSVAGSAPAFVATAGHDILVDEGIAYARRLQEEGVRMVHRHRPGQIHGFVSMGRYMAESRHTVEEAVAAWQSFEGGLI, from the coding sequence ATGGAAAAGCTGGATGAAAGCGCGCGGCGCGTTCTCGCTCTGAGCAGCGGGTCGAAAGGCCGGCCATTTGAAACCGGTACACCTCAACAGGCGCGTAGCGACTATGATGCGAATTGCCCGACCATCCAGGGTGGAAAGGAGGCTGTGGCTTCGGTGGAAGATCGGCAAATCGCCGGCCCGAATGGCCCGATCACCTTGCGCATCTATCGCGGTATCGGCGCGCCTTCGAAGGATGGTCCGGGTCTCATCTACCTTCACGGCGGCGGCTGGGTGATCGGCAATCTCGAATCGCACGACGAAATCTGCCGATGGTTCGCCAATATCGCCAAATGCACCGTAGTCTGTCCCGACTACCGGCTGGCGCCGGAACACAAGTTCCCCGCCGGATTGACCGATTGCACTGCGACTTTGGCATTTGTGGCTAAATCGGCTGCGGATCTCGGCATCGATCCCAGCAGGATCGCCGTTGCCGGCGATAGCGCCGGCGGCAATCTTGCCGCCGTGTTGGCATTGACGTCTCGCCCCGGCGATGCTCCGCCGCTTGCGGCGCAATTGCTCATCTATCCGAACACGGACGCTGCGCAGACGGCCGACAGCTACCGCCGCTATGCCGAAGGCTTCGGTTTGACTGCCTCGACGATGAGATGGTTTCGCGATCACTATATTCGCACCGCAGCCGATATCGCTGACTGGAGGACCTCGCCGCTACAAGCCAAGTCCGTTGCCGGATCGGCGCCGGCTTTTGTCGCCACTGCCGGACACGACATTCTGGTCGACGAAGGCATAGCCTATGCCAGGCGACTGCAGGAAGAAGGGGTACGCATGGTGCATCGCCATCGGCCGGGACAGATCCACGGCTTCGTGTCGATGGGGAGATATATGGCGGAGTCTCGGCACACAGTGGAGGAGGCCGTCGCGGCGTGGCAAAGCTTCGAAGGCGGCCTGATTTAG
- a CDS encoding LacI family DNA-binding transcriptional regulator yields the protein MSRPTIADLAKAANVGVSTVDRVLNGRDPVRHQTAARVLEAAERIGFHGVTAIKRRLEKEKPVIKFGFLLKQSHRKLYRMWGEVLTKAVETYPEAHGRAIVRFDDELAPENTADAMLALSREVDVISVITSDHPQINHAVDGLEAEGIPVFTMISDLTAPGRAGYVGNDCVKKGRTAAWFIDNVNPVPGKVAVFVGSHRYLSQELCEMGFRSYFRESASEFQMMETLGTQEEPDIAYQLTRDLLKKEENWVGLYVAGGGVTGVMRALREDGGPAAKRLVVVAHELTNETRAGLAEGVIKVVLSHPARLLADTLVRAMAEALDTHRTPTVSQHMLPFEIYTAANI from the coding sequence ATGTCAAGACCGACCATCGCCGATCTCGCCAAGGCTGCGAACGTGGGGGTTTCCACAGTTGACCGGGTCTTGAACGGCCGCGACCCGGTTCGCCATCAGACCGCTGCGCGCGTGCTGGAAGCAGCCGAGCGCATCGGCTTTCACGGCGTGACGGCTATCAAGCGCAGGCTTGAGAAGGAAAAGCCGGTCATCAAGTTCGGCTTCCTCTTGAAGCAATCCCACCGGAAGCTTTACCGGATGTGGGGAGAGGTGCTGACGAAGGCGGTCGAAACCTATCCGGAGGCACATGGCAGGGCCATCGTCCGGTTTGACGATGAACTCGCGCCTGAAAATACCGCGGACGCGATGCTTGCCCTCAGCCGGGAAGTCGATGTCATCAGCGTCATCACGTCGGATCACCCGCAGATAAATCATGCGGTTGACGGCCTCGAGGCTGAAGGTATCCCGGTCTTCACGATGATCTCCGACCTGACGGCGCCCGGCCGGGCCGGCTATGTCGGCAATGATTGCGTCAAGAAGGGGCGGACCGCCGCCTGGTTCATCGACAATGTCAATCCAGTTCCCGGCAAGGTTGCCGTTTTCGTTGGAAGCCACCGCTACCTATCGCAGGAACTCTGCGAAATGGGCTTTCGGTCATATTTCCGGGAAAGCGCTTCCGAGTTTCAGATGATGGAGACGCTCGGAACTCAGGAAGAGCCTGATATCGCTTACCAACTCACGCGCGACCTGCTGAAGAAGGAAGAAAACTGGGTAGGCTTGTATGTGGCCGGCGGTGGTGTAACGGGCGTCATGCGCGCGCTTCGCGAGGATGGCGGCCCGGCCGCCAAACGTCTGGTGGTTGTGGCTCACGAGTTGACCAACGAGACCCGCGCCGGTCTGGCCGAAGGCGTGATCAAGGTTGTTCTTTCACACCCGGCGCGGCTGCTTGCCGATACGCTGGTGCGGGCAATGGCGGAAGCGCTGGATACCCACAGAACCCCGACCGTCTCCCAGCACATGCTTCCTTTTGAAATATATACCGCGGCAAACATCTGA
- a CDS encoding ABC transporter substrate-binding protein encodes MTDFKKAPAGSKIAGQSIMLDRRQLLLGAAGAAIGTATLGVASGLGIRPARAADRTEISFASASFFGKEGLGDLVKAFNESQSRITVKFIELPPPSSSTEVYQGLVQQLARRNGTPDVFSQDVIWIAGFASAGWALPLDEYFPKDKRTDYFPGTVAACTYGGKLTALPWFVDSGMFYYRKDLVEKHGGKVPETWTDMATMAAEAQKAGDAKFGYLWQGKQAEVLVCDAVEIIASNGGSILSADGKSSVIGDDAAVAAIQFLYDTINKTKISPQNVLSWDEEPSRQPFTSGEAMFMRNWSYVYPIAQDPKASHVVDKVAVAPLPHFAGGKSSACLGGYQLGVNANSKKREAAIEFLTWMSSPETQTRLALNFGLAPSRPAIFQDAKLKAEQPFMASLQNVFTGATPRPITPQYAKVTLALQSSISKALVSGNVKAELQAAAAQINKIVG; translated from the coding sequence ATGACAGATTTCAAGAAGGCACCGGCTGGTTCCAAGATTGCCGGACAATCGATAATGCTTGATCGTCGTCAGCTGCTGTTGGGCGCTGCCGGCGCTGCCATCGGTACGGCAACGCTTGGAGTTGCCTCAGGCCTGGGCATCCGCCCGGCGCGCGCTGCCGATCGAACTGAAATCAGCTTTGCCAGCGCCAGCTTCTTCGGCAAGGAAGGTCTCGGCGATCTCGTCAAGGCTTTCAACGAGTCGCAAAGCCGCATCACCGTCAAGTTCATCGAACTGCCGCCGCCAAGTTCATCGACGGAGGTCTATCAGGGCCTCGTCCAGCAGCTCGCCCGCCGCAACGGAACACCTGACGTTTTCAGCCAGGACGTGATCTGGATCGCGGGTTTTGCCTCTGCTGGCTGGGCGCTGCCGCTTGACGAATATTTCCCGAAAGACAAGCGCACCGATTATTTCCCGGGCACGGTTGCAGCCTGCACCTATGGCGGCAAGCTGACCGCGCTGCCATGGTTCGTCGATTCCGGCATGTTCTACTACCGCAAGGATCTGGTGGAAAAGCACGGCGGCAAGGTGCCGGAAACCTGGACCGATATGGCGACGATGGCCGCAGAAGCGCAGAAGGCCGGCGATGCCAAGTTCGGTTATCTCTGGCAGGGCAAGCAAGCCGAAGTTCTGGTCTGCGATGCGGTGGAAATCATCGCATCGAACGGCGGCTCGATCCTTTCTGCCGACGGAAAATCATCCGTCATCGGCGATGATGCCGCCGTTGCCGCGATCCAGTTCCTGTATGACACCATCAACAAGACGAAGATCAGCCCTCAGAACGTGCTCTCCTGGGACGAAGAGCCCTCTCGCCAGCCGTTTACGTCGGGTGAGGCGATGTTCATGCGCAACTGGTCCTATGTCTATCCGATCGCGCAGGATCCGAAGGCCTCGCATGTCGTCGACAAGGTCGCCGTCGCGCCGCTGCCGCATTTTGCTGGCGGCAAGAGCTCCGCATGCCTTGGCGGCTACCAGCTGGGCGTCAATGCCAACTCCAAGAAGCGGGAAGCGGCGATCGAATTCCTGACCTGGATGTCCTCGCCGGAAACCCAGACCCGGCTTGCGCTTAATTTCGGCCTCGCGCCTTCGCGGCCCGCCATCTTCCAGGATGCGAAGCTGAAGGCCGAGCAGCCGTTCATGGCAAGTCTCCAGAATGTCTTCACCGGGGCCACGCCGCGGCCGATTACGCCGCAATATGCCAAGGTGACGCTGGCATTGCAGTCCAGCATTTCGAAGGCACTGGTCAGCGGCAACGTCAAGGCGGAGCTTCAGGCAGCCGCAGCCCAGATCAACAAGATCGTCGGCTGA
- a CDS encoding Gfo/Idh/MocA family oxidoreductase has translation MAGNSKAKLGIGVIGCGNISMTYLRNAVLFAGVELRACADISADAAALRAREYGIRALSVDQLLADPEVDLVLNLTVPAVHFDVTMSALSAGKHVFTEKPLATSAADGRILVAEAKRRGLRLGSAPDTFLGAAGRRARRLMDEGAIGRPVSGTAFMMGRGMEHWHPNPQFYYQPGGGPVFDMGPYYLTMMVNLLGPVVRVMAMATKGQEERLITADGPFKNTRFNVGTPTNILSLLEFQSGATVNFGASWDVFRHSNHPIELHGTEGSLRLPDPDTFGGTVSLSERGADWHDFESDSELYGARNWPFAAPDRANYRMLGVADLARGLQEDRPPRASGDLALHVLEIMEAILQSGESRQSISVGVQFTPPPRLDEDEARSLLA, from the coding sequence ATGGCTGGTAATTCAAAAGCTAAACTCGGCATCGGCGTTATCGGTTGCGGCAACATCTCGATGACTTATTTGCGGAATGCGGTGCTGTTTGCCGGTGTCGAATTGCGGGCCTGCGCCGATATATCGGCCGATGCGGCCGCGCTGCGTGCCCGCGAATACGGCATTCGTGCGCTCAGCGTCGACCAATTGCTGGCCGATCCCGAAGTCGACCTTGTGCTGAACCTCACCGTTCCCGCCGTCCATTTCGACGTTACGATGTCGGCCTTGTCGGCCGGCAAGCACGTCTTTACGGAAAAGCCGCTTGCAACATCGGCGGCCGATGGCCGTATCCTCGTGGCGGAAGCCAAGCGGCGCGGATTGCGGCTGGGGTCTGCGCCCGATACGTTCCTCGGCGCGGCAGGTCGCCGGGCGCGACGTCTGATGGATGAGGGCGCGATCGGCCGCCCGGTCAGCGGCACCGCCTTCATGATGGGGCGTGGAATGGAGCATTGGCACCCCAATCCGCAATTCTACTATCAGCCAGGCGGCGGCCCGGTCTTCGACATGGGGCCTTATTATCTGACGATGATGGTAAATCTGCTCGGCCCGGTCGTCCGGGTCATGGCAATGGCGACAAAAGGTCAGGAGGAGCGCCTGATCACCGCCGACGGCCCGTTCAAGAACACGCGCTTCAACGTCGGCACGCCCACAAACATCCTGTCGCTTCTGGAATTCCAATCCGGTGCGACCGTGAATTTCGGCGCCTCCTGGGACGTCTTTCGGCACTCCAATCATCCAATCGAGTTACACGGCACCGAAGGTTCACTGCGTTTGCCCGATCCGGACACATTCGGCGGAACGGTCTCACTGTCCGAGCGTGGCGCGGATTGGCACGATTTCGAAAGCGATAGCGAACTTTACGGTGCGAGGAACTGGCCCTTCGCCGCACCGGACCGGGCAAATTACCGCATGCTCGGTGTCGCCGACCTTGCGCGAGGGCTTCAGGAGGATAGGCCCCCCCGGGCATCGGGGGATCTCGCACTTCATGTCCTCGAAATCATGGAGGCTATCCTCCAGTCCGGTGAAAGCCGGCAGTCGATCAGCGTCGGCGTGCAATTCACTCCGCCACCGCGCCTCGACGAAGATGAAGCACGCAGCCTTCTCGCCTGA
- a CDS encoding sugar ABC transporter ATP-binding protein — protein MGSARLNDSASGHSSRGDDVVLEMRDIVKAFPGVLALDGMNLKVRAGTVHVLVGENGAGKSTLMKILSGTYAIDGGEILFKGEALSGQDTSAALERGISMIHQELSPVLDMTIAENIFLGREPAMSEKGFLSRFVDFARMNADTKALLDRVGLKYDPETKMRDLSIAAMQLIEIVKAISRQASLVIMDEPTSAISDTEVAMLFRQIADLKASGVAIIYITHKMDEIFQIADDITVMRDGQFIAAAPASDYDPSKLISQMVGRTISSIFPKEEVPIGDVVLSVEKLTRTGAFEDISFTVRAGEIVGLSGLIGAGRTEVARVIFGLDEADGGMIRLNGAVLKPKSPKDAISKGIAMVSEDRKAEGLVLCRSVGENISLANLKKFAGGLFISERQEETAAQRMIKMLQIKTPDTAMIVENLSGGNQQKIVLAKWLLGDLKLLILDEPTRGIDVGSKSEIHRLMSEFARQGLAIIMISSELPEILGMSDRVVVMSEGRVAGELTRSEANQESIMRLATGGH, from the coding sequence ATGGGATCGGCGCGTCTTAATGACAGCGCCAGCGGACATTCTTCGCGGGGCGACGACGTCGTTCTCGAGATGCGCGACATCGTCAAGGCATTTCCCGGCGTGCTCGCTCTCGATGGCATGAACCTCAAGGTTCGAGCCGGCACCGTCCACGTGCTGGTCGGCGAAAACGGCGCCGGCAAATCAACGCTCATGAAGATCCTGAGCGGCACCTATGCGATCGACGGCGGAGAAATCCTCTTCAAGGGAGAGGCGCTGAGCGGACAGGACACGTCGGCCGCGCTTGAGCGCGGGATCTCGATGATCCATCAAGAACTCAGTCCAGTTCTCGACATGACGATCGCCGAGAATATCTTCCTCGGCCGCGAACCAGCCATGTCGGAAAAGGGCTTCCTGTCGCGCTTCGTCGATTTCGCCAGGATGAACGCCGACACCAAGGCGCTGCTCGACAGGGTCGGGCTCAAATATGATCCCGAGACGAAGATGCGCGATCTTTCGATCGCTGCCATGCAGTTGATCGAGATCGTCAAGGCCATCTCCCGCCAAGCGTCTCTTGTCATCATGGACGAGCCGACCTCCGCGATCAGCGACACCGAAGTCGCCATGCTGTTCCGGCAGATCGCCGACCTGAAAGCAAGCGGTGTCGCCATCATCTACATCACCCACAAGATGGATGAGATCTTCCAGATCGCCGACGACATCACCGTCATGCGCGACGGCCAGTTCATCGCCGCAGCGCCTGCGAGCGACTATGATCCTTCCAAGTTGATCTCCCAGATGGTCGGCCGCACGATCTCCAGCATCTTTCCAAAGGAAGAGGTTCCGATCGGCGATGTCGTGCTCTCGGTCGAGAAGCTCACACGAACCGGTGCCTTCGAGGATATCAGTTTCACTGTTCGCGCCGGCGAAATCGTCGGCTTGTCCGGTCTGATCGGCGCCGGTCGCACCGAAGTTGCCCGCGTCATCTTCGGCCTCGATGAGGCAGATGGCGGCATGATCCGGCTGAATGGCGCCGTGCTGAAGCCGAAATCGCCGAAGGATGCGATCTCCAAAGGCATCGCCATGGTGTCCGAGGACAGGAAGGCGGAAGGGCTCGTGCTCTGCCGATCGGTCGGGGAAAACATCTCGCTTGCCAATCTCAAGAAGTTTGCCGGTGGCCTCTTCATCAGCGAAAGGCAGGAGGAAACCGCCGCACAGCGCATGATCAAGATGCTGCAGATCAAGACGCCGGACACTGCGATGATCGTCGAGAACCTGAGCGGCGGCAATCAGCAGAAGATCGTGCTCGCCAAGTGGCTGCTCGGCGACCTCAAGCTCCTGATCCTTGATGAGCCGACCCGCGGCATCGACGTCGGATCGAAATCCGAGATTCATAGGCTGATGAGCGAATTCGCCCGGCAGGGCCTGGCGATCATCATGATCTCGTCCGAACTGCCGGAGATCTTGGGAATGAGCGACCGCGTCGTCGTGATGAGCGAGGGCCGGGTTGCCGGCGAGTTGACAAGAAGCGAGGCCAATCAGGAAAGCATCATGCGCCTCGCAACGGGAGGACATTGA
- a CDS encoding Gfo/Idh/MocA family oxidoreductase gives MIEKERRRLRVGVLGCGPIAQFAHLESCVKARNADLYAICDAAPDLLARMGATYEPQKMYDNYDAMLADPDLEAVIVATSDAYHVPMSIKALEAGKHVLCEKPIGVSVEEGQQLADAVRGSGKILQVGHMKRFDPALEAARDFVRDDIGQIFAMKAWYCDSTHRYTNTDAVQPLPVTSKLARKPSGNPKADLRQYFMLAHGSHLVDTARFFCGEIVAVRARLLERAGAYCWFVETEFANGALGHLDLTVAVRMDWHEGFQLYGENGSVLAKTFNPWYFRSSEVEIFHEKDATSRKPLGADGHFFRRQLEGLAETALKGTPMRGANVEDGLASIRAMVAIARSVERGERVELASVSGAV, from the coding sequence ATGATCGAAAAGGAACGTCGTCGTCTTCGCGTCGGAGTGCTCGGCTGCGGGCCGATCGCGCAATTCGCGCATCTGGAATCCTGCGTTAAGGCGAGAAACGCCGATCTCTACGCGATCTGCGACGCGGCCCCCGATCTTCTGGCCCGCATGGGCGCGACCTATGAGCCGCAGAAGATGTACGACAATTATGATGCCATGCTGGCCGATCCCGATCTGGAAGCCGTGATCGTCGCGACGTCTGACGCCTATCATGTGCCGATGTCCATAAAGGCGCTCGAGGCCGGGAAACATGTGCTCTGCGAAAAGCCGATCGGCGTGTCCGTCGAGGAAGGGCAGCAACTTGCCGATGCCGTGCGCGGATCAGGCAAGATCCTGCAGGTCGGGCACATGAAACGCTTCGATCCGGCTCTTGAGGCGGCGCGCGATTTCGTGCGCGACGATATAGGCCAGATCTTTGCGATGAAGGCGTGGTATTGCGATTCCACCCACCGCTATACCAATACGGATGCAGTCCAGCCCCTGCCCGTCACCAGTAAGCTTGCGCGCAAGCCATCAGGCAATCCCAAGGCTGACCTCAGGCAATATTTCATGCTGGCGCATGGCTCGCATCTGGTCGACACCGCGCGCTTCTTCTGCGGAGAGATCGTCGCCGTTCGCGCCCGGCTTCTGGAACGTGCCGGTGCCTATTGCTGGTTCGTGGAGACCGAGTTTGCCAATGGCGCCCTCGGCCATCTGGACCTGACGGTTGCCGTGCGTATGGATTGGCATGAGGGCTTCCAGCTTTACGGCGAGAACGGCTCAGTCCTCGCAAAGACCTTCAATCCCTGGTATTTCCGCTCAAGCGAAGTCGAAATCTTCCACGAGAAGGATGCGACGAGCCGAAAGCCGCTTGGCGCGGACGGCCATTTCTTCCGCCGACAGCTGGAAGGGCTTGCCGAGACGGCGTTGAAGGGTACGCCGATGCGCGGCGCCAATGTCGAGGACGGCCTGGCATCCATCCGCGCAATGGTGGCGATCGCCCGATCGGTGGAACGGGGCGAGCGCGTCGAACTCGCATCGGTCTCGGGAGCGGTCTGA
- a CDS encoding sugar phosphate isomerase/epimerase, whose protein sequence is MREDIKVGCQTFTWEMLGNAWTGTADDLLSAISAGGYSGIEITDTMIGRYAADPHAFANALKDCGLTLVSFAFGSKSGFTLADAMKDDLATAKRWIDYAAHFPGALVSIGSATVVSDGPRDDKFAIAGEFYNRAGELGKAAGIEIAVHPSSHHNTLLFDRADYDRIFALLDPSLVGWVPDTGHILRGHADMLDTMRTYQDRIRYLHLKDVDAQGRWAMLGKGVLDTPAVIDLVSAAPHFNGWLVLEEESETAGADPAAAVKANRQTMRVYGA, encoded by the coding sequence ATGCGCGAGGACATAAAAGTCGGCTGCCAGACGTTTACATGGGAAATGCTCGGCAATGCCTGGACGGGAACGGCAGACGATCTGCTCTCGGCGATTTCCGCCGGCGGCTATTCCGGCATCGAAATCACCGACACCATGATCGGCCGCTATGCCGCAGACCCGCATGCGTTTGCAAATGCGTTGAAAGACTGCGGCCTGACACTCGTCTCCTTTGCCTTCGGCTCGAAGAGCGGCTTTACGCTGGCCGACGCGATGAAGGACGATCTGGCGACCGCAAAGCGCTGGATCGATTATGCCGCGCATTTCCCGGGCGCACTCGTTTCCATCGGCTCGGCGACCGTCGTTTCCGACGGCCCGCGCGACGACAAGTTCGCCATTGCCGGCGAGTTCTACAATCGCGCCGGAGAGCTGGGCAAGGCAGCCGGCATCGAGATCGCCGTGCATCCGAGCTCGCATCACAATACGCTGCTGTTCGACCGCGCCGATTACGACCGCATCTTCGCCTTGCTCGACCCGAGCCTGGTCGGCTGGGTGCCCGATACGGGCCATATCCTGCGAGGACATGCCGACATGCTTGACACAATGCGCACCTATCAGGACCGTATCCGCTACCTGCATCTGAAGGATGTCGATGCGCAGGGCCGATGGGCGATGCTCGGCAAGGGGGTTCTCGATACGCCGGCCGTGATCGACCTCGTCTCGGCAGCCCCACACTTCAATGGCTGGCTGGTGCTGGAGGAAGAATCCGAGACGGCCGGCGCCGATCCCGCCGCCGCGGTCAAAGCCAATCGCCAAACCATGCGCGTCTACGGCGCATAA